Below is a genomic region from bacterium.
TACAGGACGTCGGCCGCGCCGGGCTCCACGGGGAACAGCGCGGCGATCCCGTCCGGAACGTGCGGCGCCAGCTCCGGTCGCGACTTGAGCCAGTCCGCCACCGCGAGCGCACGGTCCAGGCCGCGGCCGACCGTGGGCGCATCGGGGCAGGTCACCGCGAGCGGGGAAAAAGCCAGGCCGTCGCGGAAGGCGGCGACCGCCAGGTCGGGCCCGCCGGCGCCCGGGCGCGGCCGGACGTACGCCAGGCGTTCGGCGCCCAGCCCGGCGCAGGCAGCGATCCGGCGCGCCGTCTCGACCTGTCGCTCGCCCAGGTGGCCGCCCTCGCCGTAGGGGCACGTGTCGCGGTCCCGGCACATCAGCTGCACGCCGTCGGCGCCGCGGGCCAGGCAGGACAGCATGTCGTCCACGCCTACGCGACCCACGCAGGTGACCGCGATCAGGCCGTCGCGGTCGGCGAGCTCGGAGCGGGCGCAGGCGTAGGTGACCGTCCGGCCGCGCAGGTCGGGCGCGCCGATCAGGTCCGCGTCCGGGTGGTGGCGCTGGGTGATGGCTCCGGTGGGACAGGCGCCGGCGCAGATGCCGCAGCCGGTGCAGGTCTGCGGCGAGATGGTCGCGACAAATCCGGCGCCACGGACGGCGTAGACGCGCGGGATGTCGAAGGGGCAAACCTCCTCGCAGATCCCGCAGCCGCGGCAATGGTCGTCCCGCACCTCGCAGACGGCCACGTCGAAGGCGTGGTTCCAGATGTTCAGCGTGCCGCCGGCGCGCGTGAAGCCGATCTCGCCGGTGGGGCAGATCTCGGCGCAGGCCAGGCAGCCGACGCAATCCTCGCCCACCTCGTCTGGCCGGGGCCCGACCGTCTTCGCGGTGCCGCGTCCCAGCGGCGCCAGG
It encodes:
- a CDS encoding (2Fe-2S)-binding protein, whose translation is MSDAIRITIDGQPVAVAPGATVLDAARELGVRVPTLCDHPSLEPSGACRLCVVEITHADWGGWSGLVASCLYPVAPGLQVSTTSRKVRATRRTLLELYLARCPDSDEIRAVARREGVDGTAFPPRADADMCIQCGLCVRVCNELSTRALAPLGRGTAKTVGPRPDEVGEDCVGCLACAEICPTGEIGFTRAGGTLNIWNHAFDVAVCEVRDDHCRGCGICEEVCPFDIPRVYAVRGAGFVATISPQTCTGCGICAGACPTGAITQRHHPDADLIGAPDLRGRTVTYACARSELADRDGLIAVTCVGRVGVDDMLSCLARGADGVQLMCRDRDTCPYGEGGHLGERQVETARRIAACAGLGAERLAYVRPRPGAGGPDLAVAAFRDGLAFSPLAVTCPDAPTVGRGLDRALAVADWLKSRPELAPHVPDGIAALFPVEPGAADVLYLGDLVELDLLLDGLVAGWRLRDVLAAAGAQLRDLGLKVRLAATARQAACAARLIVCDRTAVTDFAGEIVSLDELAGAAGSGDTPFRFRITRDERRDMVARLQASADVGLRAGPHDLAQAALLTRRGTWLEGRFAEPTASFDGTVKVGR